A DNA window from Polyodon spathula isolate WHYD16114869_AA chromosome 18, ASM1765450v1, whole genome shotgun sequence contains the following coding sequences:
- the LOC121294118 gene encoding caspase recruitment domain-containing protein 11-like isoform X2, producing the protein MENECSELAKDDEESMWENVESKRHFLSRSISPNKLTPYLRQCKVIDEQDEDEVLNSHMLESKVSRTGRLLDILHTKGQRGYVVFLESLEFYYPELYKLVTGKEPTRRFSSIVVEEGHEGLTQFLMNEVIKLQKQTKAKDVQRVKLLSKQRTLWDEHKKLRLINQELFTFQERYNKMKEERNNYNDELMKVKDDNYNLAMRYAQLSEEKNMAVMRSRDLQLEIDQLKHRLNKMEEECKLERKQSLKLKNDIENRPRKEQVLELQRENEGLKLKIQELQSIIQPGKHIVPDSDKAIFDILEHDRQEALDDRQDLVNRLYNLHEEVHQAEELRDKYLEEKEDLELKCSTLVKDCDMYKNRMNTMMIQLEEVERERDQAFRSRDDAQTQFSQCLIDKDKYRKQIRELEERSDELHIEIVRKEAKIVNLESKMRRLSKDANCLDQSLPRNIPLTIISQTFGQSCQKTIGQDMVEPDSDDDSPLDNEFFQPPPLSPRLKRKPNLKGIMLAKAKSPINLTKPPDFQAAIAANGDLSDAASTGTDTTSTHTSSLNNSSNSINRCEVINKLTLRCRNDSIIPEPPCNDSIVRRHKEREHGAQCRSNLDLDSDSGDNMELYDEDPDRFYLGPPSLHSSSSSHQSEGLDSYDMEQQVSNIFRKFSLERPFRPSVTSLSQISSTLRPVQDVTLPGDSLLSEITLVGGNDSGIFISSVQQGSNAEMAGLIEGQHLLLLEGCIRGENQKVPLDTCTREEAHWTLQRCNGPVTLHFRPNCDGYKKLRKELDDGSVTSGDSFYVRLNLNISGQADSCSLSVKCDEIVHVLDTMYQGKNEWLCARVDTCNDKDMEKGTLPSYSRAQQLLLVKIQRLMYRGSRDETDSQYSTLRGLKNTLQPEETPPQPDPKSSPRLSRASLFLGQILQFISRNEKYKRMNSSERVRIVSAGTSTPTRHTLEAVRQDVLDLDPENNLNKSLNLIPYSHVTAKHCQRKRPVLFWPTTLAKTIVHKLLNAGGAMEFNMCKPDILTKDEFLQKQKIEPIIFSREKNANTFECITTENIEAIAAKKRGFPLQILFIPFCRTSIACWKLD; encoded by the exons ATGGAGAACGAGTGCTCAGAGCTGGCGAAGGATGACGAGGAGTCGATGTGGGAGAACGTGGAGAGCAAACGGCATTTCCTGAGCCGAAGCATCAGCCCCAACAAGCTGACTCCGTACCTGCGGCAGTGCAAGGTGATCGATGAGCAGGACGAGGACGAGGTGCTCAACTCACACATGCTGGAGTCCAAAGTCAGCAGGACAG GCCGGCTGTTGGATATCTTGCACACAAAGGGGCAGCGTGGCTATGTGGTTTTCTTGGAAAGCCTGGAGTTTTACTACCCTGAGCTCTACAAACTGGTAACGGGAAAGGAGCCCACTCGCAGATTCTCTTCAATTgtgg TGGAGGAAGGTCATGAAGGCCTGACGCAGTTCCTGATGAACGAGGTGATCAAGCTGCAGAAGCAGACCAAGGCGAAGGACGTGCAGCGCGTCAAGCTTCTGAGCAAGCAACGCACCTTGTGGGACGAGCACAAGAAGCTACGGCTCATCAACCAGGAGCTCTTCACCTTCCAGGAGCGCTACAACAAGATGAAGGAGGAGAGGAACAACTACAATGACGAGCTCATGAAGGTCAAGGATGACAACTACAACCTGGCCATGCGCTACGCCCAGCTCAGCGAGGAGAAGAACATGGCAGTCATGAGGAGCAGGGATCTACAGCTGGAG ATCGACCAGTTAAAGCACAGGCTGAACAAGATGGAAGAGGAGTGCAAGCTGGAGAGGAAACAGTCCCTGAAACTGAAGAACGACATCGAGAACCGTCCCCGAAAAGAGCAAGTGCTGGAGCTACAGAGGGAGAACGAGGGGCTGAAGCTGAAAATCCAGGAGCTGCAGTCCATCATACAG CCCGGGAAGCACATTGTGCCCGACTCAGACAAAGCCATCTTTGATATCCTGGAACACGATCGTCAGGAGGCCCTGGACGATCGCCAGGACCTGGTGAACAGGCTGTATAATCTACACGAGGAGGTGCATCAAGCAGAGGAGCTCAGGGACAAG TACTTGGAGGAGAAGGAAGATCTGGAGCTGAAATGCTCGACGCTGGTGAAAGACTGTGATATGTACAAAAACCGCATGAACACCATGATGATCCAGCTAGAGGAGGTGGAGCGGGAGCGTGACCAG GCGTTCCGTTCCCGTGACGACGCCCAGACCCAGTTCTCACAGTGCCTCATCGACAAGGACAAATACCGCAAGCAGATCCGCgagctggaggagaggagcgACGAGCTCCACATTGAGATTGTCAGGAAGGAGGCCAAGATCGTCAACTTAGAATCCAAAATGCGGCGCCTGTCCAAGGATGCTAACTGTCTGGACCAG AGTTTGCCCAGAAACATCCCCTTAACAATCATCTCCCAGACCTTCGGTCAGTCATGCCAAAAGACTATCGGTCAAGACATGGTTGAGCCAGACTCTGATGATGATTCACCTTTAGACAATGAGTTCTTCCAACCTCCACCACTCTCTCCTAGACTGAAACGCAAACCTAATTTAAAGGGAATTATG CTTGCAAAAGCGAAATCCCCAATAAACTTAACCAAACCACCAGATTTTCAAG CTGCGATAGCTGCAAACGGGGATTTGTCTGATGCAGCCAGCACAGGGACAGACACGACCTCGACTCACACAAGCTCCCTCAATAATTCATCCAACTCCATCAATAGATGTGAAGTGATTAATAAACTG ACACTGCGTTGTCGAAATGACAGTATAATCCCAGAGCCCCCGTGCAACGATTCCATAGTCCGCCGTCATAAAGAAAGAGAACACGGTGCCCAATGCAGAAG caATTTGGATCTTGATTCTGACAGTGGGGATAACATGGAGCTTTATG ATGAAGATCCTGATAGATTCTACTTGGGACCCCCCTCTCTTcactcctcttcttcctcccatcaGTCTGAGGGACTGGACTCCTACGACATGGAGCAACAAGTCagcaacattttcaggaagttttCACTTGAGAG ACCCTTCCGCCCCTCCGTGACCTCCTTAAGCCAAATCAGCAGCACTCTGAGGCCTGTGCAGGACGTCACGCTGCCTGGGGACAGCCTGCTGTCAGAGATCACGCTGGTGGGCGGGAACGACAGTGGGATTTTCATCTCCTCCGTTCAGCAGGGATCCAATGCAGAGATGGCGGGGCTCATAGAGGGACAACACCTCCTGCTG CTTGAAGGCTGCATAAGGGGAGAGAATCAGAAGGTGCCCTTGGACACCTGCACTAGAGAGGAagcacactggacactgcaaagGTGCAATGGGCCTGTTACACTGCACTTCAGACCCAACTGTGATG GTTACAAAAAACTGCGGAAGGAATTAGATGATGGTTCGGTCACATCTGGGGACTCCTTCTACGTGCGCTTGAATTTGAATATCTCGGGGCAAGCGGACAGCTGCTCTCTGAGTGTGAAGTGCGACGAGATCGTGCATGTCCTGGACACCATGTACCAGGGGAAGAACGAGTGGCTGTGCGCCCGGGTCGATACCTGCAACGACAAAGACATGGAAAAGGGAACGCTACCCAGTTACAGCAG GGCCCAACAGTTGCTTCTTGTGAAAATCCAGAGGTTGATGTACAGAGGCAGCAGAGATGAGACTGACAGTCAGTACAGTACACTCCGAGGACTCAAG aaCACACTGCAGCCCGAGGAGACGCCCCCTCAGCCAGATCCGAAATCCAGCCCTCGTCTCTCCAGAGCTAGCCTGTTTCTTGGACAAATCTTACAG TTCATCAGCAGGAATGAAAAGTACAAGAGGATGAACAGCAGTGAGCGTGTGCGCATCGTCAGTGCAGGCACCTCCACACCCACCCGGCACACATTGGAAGCTGTCAGACAAGATG TGCTAGATTTAGATCCGGAGAACAACCTGAACAAGAGTCTGAACCTGATTCCCTACAGCCACGTCACAGCCAAACACTGCCAGCGCAAGCGGCCTGTGCTGTTCTGGCCCACCACGCTCGCTAAAACCATCGTCCACAAGCTGCTCAATGCAGGTGGAGCTATGGAGTTCAACATGTGCAAACCAG ACATTTTGACAAAGGATGAGTTTCTGCAGAAACAAAAGATCGAGCCCATTATTTTCTCCCGGGAGAAGAATGCCAATACTTTCGAATGTATCACAACGGAAAATATTGAGGCCATCGCTGCAAAG aagAGAGGTTTTCCACTGCAGATACTTTTCATTCCCTTTTGCAGAACAAGCATTGCTTGTTGGAAGCTGGATTGA
- the LOC121294118 gene encoding caspase recruitment domain-containing protein 11-like isoform X1, giving the protein MENECSELAKDDEESMWENVESKRHFLSRSISPNKLTPYLRQCKVIDEQDEDEVLNSHMLESKVSRTGRLLDILHTKGQRGYVVFLESLEFYYPELYKLVTGKEPTRRFSSIVVEEGHEGLTQFLMNEVIKLQKQTKAKDVQRVKLLSKQRTLWDEHKKLRLINQELFTFQERYNKMKEERNNYNDELMKVKDDNYNLAMRYAQLSEEKNMAVMRSRDLQLEIDQLKHRLNKMEEECKLERKQSLKLKNDIENRPRKEQVLELQRENEGLKLKIQELQSIIQPGKHIVPDSDKAIFDILEHDRQEALDDRQDLVNRLYNLHEEVHQAEELRDKYLEEKEDLELKCSTLVKDCDMYKNRMNTMMIQLEEVERERDQAFRSRDDAQTQFSQCLIDKDKYRKQIRELEERSDELHIEIVRKEAKIVNLESKMRRLSKDANCLDQSLPRNIPLTIISQTFGQSCQKTIGQDMVEPDSDDDSPLDNEFFQPPPLSPRLKRKPNLKGIMLAKAKSPINLTKPPDFQAAIAANGDLSDAASTGTDTTSTHTSSLNNSSNSINRCEVINKLTLRCRNDSIIPEPPCNDSIVRRHKEREHGAQCRSNLDLDSDSGDNMELYDEDPDRFYLGPPSLHSSSSSHQSEGLDSYDMEQQVSNIFRKFSLERPFRPSVTSLSQISSTLRPVQDVTLPGDSLLSEITLVGGNDSGIFISSVQQGSNAEMAGLIEGQHLLLLEGCIRGENQKVPLDTCTREEAHWTLQRCNGPVTLHFRPNCDGYKKLRKELDDGSVTSGDSFYVRLNLNISGQADSCSLSVKCDEIVHVLDTMYQGKNEWLCARVDTCNDKDMEKGTLPSYSRAQQLLLVKIQRLMYRGSRDETDSQYSTLRGLKNTLQPEETPPQPDPKSSPRLSRASLFLGQILQFISRNEKYKRMNSSERVRIVSAGTSTPTRHTLEAVRQDVLDLDPENNLNKSLNLIPYSHVTAKHCQRKRPVLFWPTTLAKTIVHKLLNAGGAMEFNMCKPDILTKDEFLQKQKIEPIIFSREKNANTFECITTENIEAIAAKNKHCLLEAGLSCTKDLIRREMYPIIIFIRVSEKNIKKFRKLPLKMDSEDEFLKSCRAKEKELEAVPCLYFTVEADAWSGIEDLLKVIKEKILEEQKKTVWIEQDQL; this is encoded by the exons ATGGAGAACGAGTGCTCAGAGCTGGCGAAGGATGACGAGGAGTCGATGTGGGAGAACGTGGAGAGCAAACGGCATTTCCTGAGCCGAAGCATCAGCCCCAACAAGCTGACTCCGTACCTGCGGCAGTGCAAGGTGATCGATGAGCAGGACGAGGACGAGGTGCTCAACTCACACATGCTGGAGTCCAAAGTCAGCAGGACAG GCCGGCTGTTGGATATCTTGCACACAAAGGGGCAGCGTGGCTATGTGGTTTTCTTGGAAAGCCTGGAGTTTTACTACCCTGAGCTCTACAAACTGGTAACGGGAAAGGAGCCCACTCGCAGATTCTCTTCAATTgtgg TGGAGGAAGGTCATGAAGGCCTGACGCAGTTCCTGATGAACGAGGTGATCAAGCTGCAGAAGCAGACCAAGGCGAAGGACGTGCAGCGCGTCAAGCTTCTGAGCAAGCAACGCACCTTGTGGGACGAGCACAAGAAGCTACGGCTCATCAACCAGGAGCTCTTCACCTTCCAGGAGCGCTACAACAAGATGAAGGAGGAGAGGAACAACTACAATGACGAGCTCATGAAGGTCAAGGATGACAACTACAACCTGGCCATGCGCTACGCCCAGCTCAGCGAGGAGAAGAACATGGCAGTCATGAGGAGCAGGGATCTACAGCTGGAG ATCGACCAGTTAAAGCACAGGCTGAACAAGATGGAAGAGGAGTGCAAGCTGGAGAGGAAACAGTCCCTGAAACTGAAGAACGACATCGAGAACCGTCCCCGAAAAGAGCAAGTGCTGGAGCTACAGAGGGAGAACGAGGGGCTGAAGCTGAAAATCCAGGAGCTGCAGTCCATCATACAG CCCGGGAAGCACATTGTGCCCGACTCAGACAAAGCCATCTTTGATATCCTGGAACACGATCGTCAGGAGGCCCTGGACGATCGCCAGGACCTGGTGAACAGGCTGTATAATCTACACGAGGAGGTGCATCAAGCAGAGGAGCTCAGGGACAAG TACTTGGAGGAGAAGGAAGATCTGGAGCTGAAATGCTCGACGCTGGTGAAAGACTGTGATATGTACAAAAACCGCATGAACACCATGATGATCCAGCTAGAGGAGGTGGAGCGGGAGCGTGACCAG GCGTTCCGTTCCCGTGACGACGCCCAGACCCAGTTCTCACAGTGCCTCATCGACAAGGACAAATACCGCAAGCAGATCCGCgagctggaggagaggagcgACGAGCTCCACATTGAGATTGTCAGGAAGGAGGCCAAGATCGTCAACTTAGAATCCAAAATGCGGCGCCTGTCCAAGGATGCTAACTGTCTGGACCAG AGTTTGCCCAGAAACATCCCCTTAACAATCATCTCCCAGACCTTCGGTCAGTCATGCCAAAAGACTATCGGTCAAGACATGGTTGAGCCAGACTCTGATGATGATTCACCTTTAGACAATGAGTTCTTCCAACCTCCACCACTCTCTCCTAGACTGAAACGCAAACCTAATTTAAAGGGAATTATG CTTGCAAAAGCGAAATCCCCAATAAACTTAACCAAACCACCAGATTTTCAAG CTGCGATAGCTGCAAACGGGGATTTGTCTGATGCAGCCAGCACAGGGACAGACACGACCTCGACTCACACAAGCTCCCTCAATAATTCATCCAACTCCATCAATAGATGTGAAGTGATTAATAAACTG ACACTGCGTTGTCGAAATGACAGTATAATCCCAGAGCCCCCGTGCAACGATTCCATAGTCCGCCGTCATAAAGAAAGAGAACACGGTGCCCAATGCAGAAG caATTTGGATCTTGATTCTGACAGTGGGGATAACATGGAGCTTTATG ATGAAGATCCTGATAGATTCTACTTGGGACCCCCCTCTCTTcactcctcttcttcctcccatcaGTCTGAGGGACTGGACTCCTACGACATGGAGCAACAAGTCagcaacattttcaggaagttttCACTTGAGAG ACCCTTCCGCCCCTCCGTGACCTCCTTAAGCCAAATCAGCAGCACTCTGAGGCCTGTGCAGGACGTCACGCTGCCTGGGGACAGCCTGCTGTCAGAGATCACGCTGGTGGGCGGGAACGACAGTGGGATTTTCATCTCCTCCGTTCAGCAGGGATCCAATGCAGAGATGGCGGGGCTCATAGAGGGACAACACCTCCTGCTG CTTGAAGGCTGCATAAGGGGAGAGAATCAGAAGGTGCCCTTGGACACCTGCACTAGAGAGGAagcacactggacactgcaaagGTGCAATGGGCCTGTTACACTGCACTTCAGACCCAACTGTGATG GTTACAAAAAACTGCGGAAGGAATTAGATGATGGTTCGGTCACATCTGGGGACTCCTTCTACGTGCGCTTGAATTTGAATATCTCGGGGCAAGCGGACAGCTGCTCTCTGAGTGTGAAGTGCGACGAGATCGTGCATGTCCTGGACACCATGTACCAGGGGAAGAACGAGTGGCTGTGCGCCCGGGTCGATACCTGCAACGACAAAGACATGGAAAAGGGAACGCTACCCAGTTACAGCAG GGCCCAACAGTTGCTTCTTGTGAAAATCCAGAGGTTGATGTACAGAGGCAGCAGAGATGAGACTGACAGTCAGTACAGTACACTCCGAGGACTCAAG aaCACACTGCAGCCCGAGGAGACGCCCCCTCAGCCAGATCCGAAATCCAGCCCTCGTCTCTCCAGAGCTAGCCTGTTTCTTGGACAAATCTTACAG TTCATCAGCAGGAATGAAAAGTACAAGAGGATGAACAGCAGTGAGCGTGTGCGCATCGTCAGTGCAGGCACCTCCACACCCACCCGGCACACATTGGAAGCTGTCAGACAAGATG TGCTAGATTTAGATCCGGAGAACAACCTGAACAAGAGTCTGAACCTGATTCCCTACAGCCACGTCACAGCCAAACACTGCCAGCGCAAGCGGCCTGTGCTGTTCTGGCCCACCACGCTCGCTAAAACCATCGTCCACAAGCTGCTCAATGCAGGTGGAGCTATGGAGTTCAACATGTGCAAACCAG ACATTTTGACAAAGGATGAGTTTCTGCAGAAACAAAAGATCGAGCCCATTATTTTCTCCCGGGAGAAGAATGCCAATACTTTCGAATGTATCACAACGGAAAATATTGAGGCCATCGCTGCAAAG AACAAGCATTGCTTGTTGGAAGCTGGATTGAGCTGCACCAAAGATTTGATCAGAAGAGAAATGTATCCTATTATTATCTTCATCAGGGTCTCTGAAAAAAACATCAAGAAATTCAG GAAGTTGCCACTCAAGATGGACTCAGAAGATGAGTTTCTGAAAAGCTGTCGAGCAAAGGAGAAAGAGCTAGAGGCCGTGCCCTGTCTCTATTTCACAGTGGAGGCCGATGCTTGGAGTGGGATTGAGGACCTCTTGAAGGTCATCAAGGAGAAAATCCTAGAAGAGCAGAAGAAGACTGTCTGGATTGAGCAGGACCAGCTCTAG